In Macrobrachium nipponense isolate FS-2020 chromosome 25, ASM1510439v2, whole genome shotgun sequence, one genomic interval encodes:
- the LOC135198962 gene encoding cuticle protein 16.5-like, with the protein MAPIVAGAPSSSEAASLISGAPASSEAAPMISGAPASSEAVPMISGVPASSEAMPVDSGTPASLQAVKVVSVTLAFMEAKPVISGTPASVEAVSGVPGTPASLEAVPAVHTLEDAPLSDPHTPPQTTPALSGVPETDNPLKRKAALNNRSLFRKKEQGSKLKALKRF; encoded by the exons ATGG cgccaattgttgctggcgctccttcctcttcggaggctgcgtcattgatttctggtgctcctgcctcttcagaggctgcgccaatgatttctggtgctcctgcctcttcggaggccgtGCCAATGATTTCTGGTGTTCCTGCCTCTTCAGAGGCgatgccagttgattctggcacacCCGCCTCTTTGCAGGCAGTGAAAGTGGTTTCTGTCACTCTTGCTTTTATGGAAGCaaaaccagtgatttctggtactcctgcctctgtggaggctgtgtcgggtgtacctggcactcctgcctctctggaggctgtaccagctgtACAtactttggaggatgcaccactgtccgatcctcacacccctcctcagacgacaccagctttgtctggtgttcctgagactgataaccctctaaaaaggaaggcagcaTTAAACAATCGGtctcttttcagaaaaaaagaacaaggtagtaagctgaaagctcttaagaGGTTCTAA